The Pseudoalteromonas marina genome segment GCGTTTTTCTCTTTAAGAACATCGCCAACAGATTTTTTAGGTTCCATGATGAATGCTTGACCAGTAAGAGAAACCTCACCAGTAAACTTCTTCATGCGACCAACAACCATTTTTTCAGCGATTTCAGCAGGCTTGCCTTCGTTCATCGCGATATCGATTTGAACTTGCTTCTCTTTTTCTACAACATCTGCAGGAACATCAGCAGGTGTTAAGTACTCAGGGCTTGAAGCAGCAACGTGCATTGCAACGTGCTTAAGTGTTTCTTCGTCAGCAACACCAGCAACAACAACACCAATACGCTCACCGTGACGGTACTCAACTAGGTTTTCACCAGCGATGTACTGTAGACGACGTACGTTGATGTTTTCACCAATTTTAGTTACTAGCTCAACACGGTCTTCTTCAAACTTAGCTTGTAAGTCTTCGATAGAAATTGTTTCAGCGATTGCAGCGTCAGCAACTTTGTTAGCAAATGCTAAGAAGCTTACATCTTTTGCAACGAAGTCTGTTTGACAGTTAACTTCAACAAGTACCGCAACACCTGCATTTTGCTTGATGATGATAGTACCTTCAGCAGCAATGTTACCTGCTTTTTTAGCAGCCTTTGCAGCACCGCTCTTACGCATGTTTTCAATCGCTAACTCGATGTCACCATCAGTCTCAGTTAACGCTTTTTTACAATCCATCATGCCAGCGCCTGTACGCTCGCGTAATTCTTTAACTAGGGCAGTAGTTACAGCCATTAGTAAATCCTCAAATCTGAAATCTGGTTTAGATAAGCGGGTTACCCGCTCTACAAGAATAGCAAGTCTTCATCCAATTAAGATGAAGACTTGATGACAGCTAATTACTCAGCTTCAACGAAATCGTCATTCTCAGCTTGAGCAACGATGTTATTCTCGCGACCTTCAGTGATAGCAGCTGCAACAGCGCTAGTGTAAAGGGTTACAGCACGGATAGCATCATCGTTACCAGGAACGATGAAATCAACGCCGTCTGGATTAGAGTTAGTATCTACGATTGCAACAACTGGAATACCTAGGTTGTTAGCTTCACGGATAGCAATGTGCTCGTGGTCAGCATCGATAACAAAGATCGCGTCTGGAAGACCGCCCATGTTTTTGATACCACCAAGGCTCTTTTCAAGCTTTTCCATTTCGCGGTTAAGCATTAACGTTTCTTTCTTAGTTAATTTCTCGAAAGTACCGTCTTGGCTTTGGATTTCAAGGTCTTTAAGACGCTTGATTGATTGACGTACTGTTTTCCAGTTAGTCAACATGCCACCTAACCAGCGGTGGTTAACGTAAAACTGATCGCTTGCGATAGCAGCTTCTTTAACTGCGTCGCTTGCTGCGCGCTTAGTACCAACGAAAAGAACTTTACCTTTGTTTGCAGCAGCGCCACTTAAAAACTTAAGTGCGTTGTTGAACATTGGTACAGTTTGCTCAAGGTTGATGATATGTACACGGTTACGAGTGCCGAAGATGAAAGGCTTCATCTTAGGGTTCCAGTAACGTGCTTGGTGACCAAAGTGAACACCAGCTTGAAGCATGTCGCGCATTGAAACGTTTGCCATTTTATAGATCCTCTATAGTTGTTTAGGGTTAGGCCTCCACATATCCCATAGCACCAACACCGAAGTATTTAAACTTCTAATGCACCCAAGTGTATGTGACGATACGTGTGTGTGTTAAAATCAAATTGTGTTTGCCTTAAATACAAAAAATCATTTAAGAATTTATTTGTAAAAAGACGGCGCGCTTTATACCATATTAAAATTAAATACTCAACATCGCGTGCAAAAATTATGCAGCGATAAAATGTTAGAAACGCAACTTTGGAGCCTCAATGAGCGCTATTATCAAGACCCCTGAAGAAATAGAGAAAATGCGTGTAGCTGGGCGTTTAGCAGCAGACGTACTTGAAATGATCGGCCCACATGTCGTGCCGGGGATCACCACTGATGAGCTAAATACTATTTGTCATGATTATATTGTTAACGAGCAAAAAGCAGTCCCTGCTCCTTTAAACTATCATGGTTTTCCAAAATCAATTTGCACCTCTGTTAACCATGTAATTTGTCATGGTATTCCCAACGACAAACCGTTAAAAGAAGGTGACAGCGTAAATATCGACATCACTGTTATCAAAGATGGCTACCACGGCGATACATCTAAAATGTTTCACGTAGGTAAACCAAACATTCAAGGTAAGCGTTTGGCTGAAGTAACACAAGAAAGCTTATATCTTGCCATTAAAATGGTAAAGCCGGGTGTACGTTTAGGTGATATTGGCGAAGCAATTCAAAAATACGCCGAGAGCTTCAACTACTCAATAGTACGTGAATATTGCGGCCATGGTATTGGTAGCGAATTTCACGAAGAACCACAGGTTATGCATTACGGTAAAGCCGGTACCGGTGAAACATTAAAAGCGGGTATGTGTTTAACTATTGAGCCAATGGTTAATGCGGGCAAGCGCCAATGTAAACTGCTTAAAGATGAGTGGACGGTTGTAACACGCGACCGCAGTTTGTCTGCACAGTGGGAACACACGTTATTAGTGACTGAAAATGGTGTTGAAATTTTAACGCTACGATCAGATGATACTATCGACAGGATTATCGAACACTAATAAACCTACGCAGTTGATAGTACGTTTATCAATGTGGAAGGTTCAATGAGGAGCCAGCCCACGTGGCATTACCCAACAAAGTAAAAAAGTTGCTTAGCGATGCTGAGCAACTAAGTGACTATCGCGATTGTTCCAGCTATTTTTACAAATGGTTGCATAACGAATTTTCAAAACAACCAGTTGGTAATTTAATTAATGCCCGGGCTGAGTTTATCGACCGCCTGTTGATCAAATTATTTCATGTTTATGATCTATCTCATGAGCCTGATTTAGCGCTGATTGCCGTAGGCGGTTACGGACGTGGTGAGCTTCACCCTTATTCAGATATCGACTTCTTACTGCTTGTAACAGAGCAACCAAGTGAAGCGGTATGTGAAAAAATAGGTCAATTTGTCACTATGCTGTGGGATCTTAACTTAGAGATTGGCCACAGCGTTCGTACTATTGATCAAGCAATAGAGCAAAAACGCGAAGACGTCACCTTTGCCACCAGCTTACTCGAAAGCCGACTAATTTTTGGTAATCATATTGAGTTTGAAAAGCTTAAAAACTTTATACTCGAAACGCCAGTATGGGGCTCTAACGACTTTTTTGAAGCCAAAGTACAAGAGCAAAATCTGCGTCACCGTAAATGTCACGGAACAGCGTACAACTTAGAGCCAAACATAAAAGAAAACCCAGGTGGTCTTCGCGATTTACAAACTATTATTTGGGTAGCCAAAAAGCATTTTAGAGCCGAAACCCTCCAAGAGCTCATAAACCATGGCTACTTAACCCATGAAGAGTTTCAAGAGCTTTCAGAGTGTTTAGAAAACCTATGGAACATTCGCTTTGCCCTGCACTTAGCCGCAGGACGATCAGAAAACCGTTTACTATTTGATCACCAACCCCTTGCTGCAGAAATACTTGGCTTTGGTAGCGATGGTAAAGCGTCGGTTGAACGTATGATGAAGCGCTTATTTCGTATAATGAGCCGTGTACGCGAACTTAATCAGATGCTGCTTTCGTATTTTGAGCAAAGCATTTCGCCACTAAGCAGCGAAGCCGTTGTTGAGGTACTCGACAGAAATTTTGAGCGTGTTGGCCATCAAATTCGTGTTAAAGACCCATCTGTATTTTTTAGGCGCGATCAACTTTTTGTTCTGTTTGAGCACATTGCTGAAAATCCAGAAATTACCCATATTTACCCAAGCACTATACGCACTATTCGCCAAGTACGCCGTCGTTTGTTGGGTGACCTGCAAGATTACGCGGCCTGCCGTGAAGCTTTCTTACGCTTGGTAAAACACCCTAACGGTATGGGCCGCGCATTCACATTAATGCATAAGCACGGCATGCTGGCAGCATACTTACCGCAATGGCGTAATATTTTTGGGCAAATGCAGTTTGATTTATTTCATGCCTACACGGTAGACGAGCACACCCACAAGTTAATCAATAATATTTACCAATACTTTGATAAAACGGGCGTGAGTGAATTTCCAATTTGTAGTGAAATAGTCACCCGAATGGATAAACCCGAGCTTTTATATTTAGCCGGTATTTTTCATGATATTGCGAAAGGCCGTGGTGGCGATCACTCAGAGCTAGGGTCGGTCGATGCTATTGCATTTGCTAAGTTACATGGGTTTTCATCATCCGATGGCAAGCTTATCGCATGGCTTGTTGGTAATCACTTACTTATGTCGGTAACTGCACAAAGAAAAGACATAAACGACCCTACAGTAATCAAAGACTTTGCAACACGTGTAAAAACAGAGCGCCAACTCGATTACCTTTATTGTTTAACTGTGGCAGATATTCGTGCCACTAACGACAACCTATGGAACGATTGGAAAAACACCTTATTGCGCGAACTTTATTTGCACACACAACGTGCATTGCGTTTGGGCCTTGAAAACCCAATGGACCAACGCGACCAAATTCGTGATAAAAAGCACCAAGCAAAACAACGCCTGCTTAATTTAGGGTACCTTGAAGAAAAAATTGACTTAATTTGGAGCCGCTTTAAAGCAAACTACTTTACTGCATTTAGCGAGCAGCAAATATCGTGGCAAACCGAGCATTTAGTAAATAGCACCGATTTAAGTCAACCGAGTGTAATAGTGTCGAATGCGCCTATGCACGGCGGCACGCAAGTGTTTGTTTACAGTCCTTACTCGGGTGCCCTATTCGCCCGTTTAGTAAACATAATTGGTACTAAAAAGGCACAGATCCAACACGCACAAGTACTGACCACCAAAGACGGTTATGTACTGTTTAGCTTTGTTATTCTTGAAGTCAGCGGCGACCCTATCGCAAGTAGCCGCGCGCAATCGATTAAACGCGGCCTTGAGCAAGCACTTAATGACCCGCGTAAAAAAATTCGCTTTAAAAAGAGTCGCTCACAACGTTTTAAAGACTTTAATATCAAACCCAAAATTGTGCTGCGCCCACATGCTAGAAAAGATCGCAGCTTAATTGAAATACAAGCGGTTGATATACCCGGTCTACTAACCAAAATAGCCGAAGTTTTCCAAGCACATTTACTCCATATTCATGCAGCCCGCATAACAACGGTAGGTGAACGTGCAGAGGATTTCTTTGTCGTATCAAATAACGAATACCAAGCCCTGACTGATGAAGAACAAGCAAAAATTCATCAGGCATTACGTAAAAAATTCAACGCCGAAACAGAATAAGAGGACACACATGTCAGATTTAAAAACAATGATCGAAAACGCATGGGATAACCGCGACAGCATTAGCCCAAGCACTGTATCTAGCGATGTAAAACAAGCTATTATTGACGCGCTAGAACTACTTGATAGCGGTGCCGCGCGTGTTGCTGAAAAAATATCAGGCGAATGGGTTGTACACCAATGGCTTAAAAAAGCAGTTTTACTATCTTTTCGTATTCGCGACAACCAACCAATGAACGACGGCGTTAATCAGTTTTACGACAAAGTACCGCTTAAATTTAGCGACTACACGCCAGAGCAATTTCAACAAGGCGGCATGCGCGTAGTGCCTAACGCAGTAGCACGTAAAGGCAGCTTTGTAGGTAAAAACGTCGTACTTATGCCCTCGTACGTAAACATTGGCGCATACGTTGACGAGGGCACCATGGTTGATACATGGGCCACTGTTGGCTCATGTGCACAAATTGGTAAGAACGTACACTTATCTGGCGGCGTTGGCATAGGCGGCGTTTTAGAGCCACTACAAGCTAACCCAACCATCATTGAAGACAATTGTTTTATTGGCGCACGTTCTGAAATTGTTGAAGGTGTAGTAGTAGAAGAAGGCGCTGTTATTTCAATGGGCGTTTATATCAGCCAAAGCACTCGTATTTACGACCGTGAAACCGGCGAAATTCACTACGGCCGCGTACCTGCAGGCGCAGTAGTTGTACCAGGTGCACTACCATCAAAAGATGGCACTCACAGCCTATACGCTGCAATCATTGTGAAAAAAGTTGATCAGCAAACACGCGAAAAAGTAGGCATCAACGCCCTACTACGTTCGATTGATGATTAAATAGAAAACAATGGCATTAGTATAAATTATTGATGAAAAAATAAGGCTCTGAACCTTTGTAGATTTAGAGCCTTACATTCTTTTAAAGTGTTCGTTTATATACGTTAATTCCCTAAAGCTACATCTACCATTTTGAATAGTGATCTTCTGCTAAGCCCCACTGCCCGTTAAGTGTTATCACTTCATTAGGAAGCGTTATTTGACCGAAATAACGACCGATTTTTTGTGTGAAATTCGTGGCCACAATGAGTAAATTAGTTTTATCAAAACGTTGGCTTACAGGTTCAAAAGTAAGATTAATCAGGCCGTCGTTTGAGTGGAGTTCCCACTTGTCACAATCAATTTCGTTACCATAACGATTAAACTTAAAATCAACCATATCAATTTTGTATAGCTTTCCGTCAAGCCAAATAGCATTTTCAGTAAATCCTGTTTCAATTACACCTGCTGAAAGGTTTAATCCCAAGTAGCGTCCATCAGGTAATTTGCAGGCAAGGCTTGCCCAATTCCAAAATGTTTCACGACGCATATAGCCTGCACTCCAGTCTACACAGGCCAATGCGTTCATATGACTAAAATCGTAGCGGGTATTTTTTAATAGAAGCGTGCCAGAGCAATTTAGCGCGGCCGATTTTTGGGTGAAATGGAAACCAGTATAACCAGCTCGAACACATACACTCAAAGGAAGGTAATTATCTGACTCGTTAATTATTGCATCAAGGATCAGCGTGGTACTTATTTTAACTGTTACCTTTCGTTCACCGGGTCTATCTGTGGTATTAACGTAAACGCTGTTATCACCCTTTTTAAAATAACTATTGCCAGAATTTGGCAGCGGCTCAATTAATGTGTTTTTAGAAAATAAATTTACAAAGCTGTGCTCGTCTAACTGCTCTGTTTTTAAATTGTAAACATAAACAAAACAGTTGCTGGCAATTTTTAAATCAACGATTGCAAGCCCAATAACTAATTCATCGCAAGTAATGCTTATAAACTGAAACTGGTTAAACTTAAATCTTTTTGCAAGTTTACCGCATGGCTTATCCATTGCGTTTCTTAAATCAAAATCTAAGTAATTAATATGCTCAATCCCCTGTGGGAATAAACCAAAGTTAGCCTGACCATTAGGGTTAATCAGCTGCAGTTTTTTTTGCATGTAACTTATCCTTTCATTTACAGCCTATATTATTCTCGGGCATAAAATAATCAACCTAAGAAGATAATTACATGGTAAATATTCGTTTTGTTATCCATATGCTTTTTGTCGTAACAATTTTGATAACAAAAGGCGGTAGTTTACCAACACAAATAAAAAAGCACTTATAAAAATAAGTGCTTTTAGGTTTGCTCAATTAATTTTTAATTACAGCGCGTTGAATACGTCGTCTGTTTTAGCTGCACAAATAAAATCGTTTTTGTGCAAGCCTTTAATTGAATGGCTCCACCACGTTACAGTTACTTTGCCCCACTCGGTTAATAAACCAGGATGGTGGCCTTCGTCTTCTGCCATGTCGCCTACTTTGTTAGTAAACGCGATAGCTTGTTTAAAGTTTTTAAATTTATAAACACGCTCTAGCTGCATAATGCCGTCGCGTACTTCTGGTACCCAGTCTGGTATTTTTGTAATAAGCTGTGCAAGCTCTTCGTCAGACACTTTTGGTGCATCTACGTGGCAAGCTTCGCATTTTTGTTCACTTAATGAAGACATTTTAAATCCTTACTTTAGCGTTTCTTTTAAATTAAAGTTAACTGGCTAATTTTTCTTTTGGTGGAAATTTTGGGTCATGCAAACCAAGCTCTTTAGCTTGCTCAACCAAAGTCATAATATCCATTTGCGATATATCAAACAGATCATGAATCGAATTAATGGTGTAGTACTGCGGTTGCATAATATCAATGCGATAAGGCGTACGCAGTACATCAATTACGCTCATAGGCGTTATTTCTGGTGTATCTGAATACACATACTGCGTTTCACCCGGGCTTGATAAAATTCCGCCACCGTAAATACGCAGGCCGTTTTCGGTTTGCATTAAACCAAACTCAACGGTAAACCAGTACATGCGTGCAAGGTAAACACGATCTTTTTTCTGCGCTGCGTACCCTAATTGCCCGTATTTGTGTGTGAACTTGGCAAAATCAGGGTTTGTTAGCATAGCGCAGTGGCCAAATATTTCATGAAAAATATCTGGCTCTTGAAGATAATCAAACTCTTCACGACTTCGAATAAACGTGGCAACCGGAAACTGTTTATTTGCTAACAACCTAAAAAACTCATCAAAATCGATAAGTGCAGGCACAGGCGCTACTTGCCAGCCAGTAGTAGCAAGAAGTACCTCGTTAAGCTCGCTTAGTTGCGGTATACGATCGTGTGGAAGATTTATTTTTTTAAGTCCTTCCATATACTCATCGCAGGCCTTGCCCTCTATGCACGCAAGTTGGCGCGCTACAAGCTCAGACCAAATTTTATTTTCTTCATCACTCCAATGTATAACACCATTTTCGTCTGGTGTTTTGGATGTGTATTTACTTGCTTTAGCCATAAGTACCTTCTGGGTTGTGAGCCCTAAATCGGTGTCAGTGTGATACTCAAGCTTATTGAATATCGAGTGACCCCATACTATGTAAAAGTGAAGAAAAGTTTAATAGACAAGCTAACATCTGTACTTGGCGCGATCACCTCATTCGTAAAGTTAAAATTACATGTGTGACACATTAAAATTACAGTCACGAATATAAAGGCCCCATACAAAGCTTTATGTGTAAACAAATAAATACAGCTAAAAGATTTGAGTAAACGCCTGGTCTAAATCACTAATAATGTCGTTAACATCTTCAAGCCCAACAGAGAGCCTGATCAACCCGTCACTGATACCAGCGGCGGCTCTCTCTTCTGGTGAATAAGGAGAATGGGTCATAGACGCAGGATGCTGAATCAGTGTTTCAGCATCGCCTAGGCTTACAGCAAGTGTACAAAGCTTCATGCTATCAATAAATTGCGCACCTTGTTGTAAAGTGCCTTTTATTTCAAACGCAATCACGCCACCTGCAGCTTTCATTTGATTACCAATAAATTTATTTCCTGGGTGTGATTTAAGGCCGGGGTAATAAACAATATTAACTTTATGATGCGCCTCTAGGTATTCAGCCACTGTTTGTGCACTCTGACAGTGACGCTCCATGCGTATGGCTAAGGTTTTTAATCCGCGATTTATAAGCCATGCGTCGTGTGGGCTTATGGTTGCACCAATGTCTTTTAGTACGGTCATTTTTATCAAGGTAATATGCTCAAGCGATCCACACACAAGTCCTGCCACCACATCGCCATGGCCATTTATGTATTTGGTTGCACTGTGCATAATGATATCAATGCCATATTGTTTTGGTGATTGCAGCAATGGCGTTAAAAAGGTGTTGTCTACCACGCTAATTAAGCTGTGCTGTTTAGCAATAGCGCCAATAAGTGCTAAATCAATCACAGCCATTGTTGGGTTTATTGGTGTTTCTACAAATATCATTTTGGAATTAGGTTTAATGGCAGCCCGTAGCTCGTCCTCGCAGGTCATATCAACAAACGTAACTTCAATTCCCCAACGCGGTAACATGTGTGCAAAAAACGCGAACGTACAACCATATAATGCACTTGATGCTACAAGGTGGTCGCCATGTGATAAAAAGCTCAATACCGATGCCGATACAGCGCCCATGCCTGTGGCCGTTGCCGCAGCGGCTTCGCAGTCCTCTAGCTGTGCTATCTTTTGTTCAAGTTCGGTGGTGGTTGGATTGCCTAGGCGGGTATAAATATAACCGGGTTCTTCGCCTGCAAAACGTGCGGCGCCTTGTGCTGCATTTTCAAAATGAAAGGTTGAGGTTTGATACAAAGGCGACGTAAGTGCGCCATGCGGATCGTTTGCTTTTTGCGGGCCATGGATACATTGTGTATGAAGATGATGCTTGGTCATTATCTTTGTGCTCATTTTTATTATGTGTTGTTAGTGACATAGATAAAAACGTACCACAGTTTAAATCACAAGCATGCCGGATGCTCAGATGGCTATTTGTGCAAAGTTTACCCGTTTACCTGTACACAAATATTTCCATGTTATTGTGTGGGCTCTGTTTTCCCTCGTTTTAAAATTTTACCTGCAATGCTCTGAACGGTCCCTTTCAACAGGCTGCGCTTGTGTTCTAGTTTAGGTAATGGGCGACTTAACTCCATTGCTTTATAGCCAATTCGCGCTGTAAAAATCCCAGCACTCACACCTTGTGCGGCTCGTCCAGATAGCTTACCAAGCAACTCTGCGCTGAGCGCAGTAGCTGCTAAATCAGAGATAAGCTCTGCACTGCCTACAAACATAACTTGTTTTATAAGCATACGGTAAAGCTTAATGCGGCTTGCGTAACCAAAACCAATGCCATAAATTTTACCTATTTGCTCAATTAACTTAGTACCACGCCAAAGCACAGCCATCATATCCACCAGGGCAATGGGGCTCAGTGCAACTAATAAAGCTGACTCTGTTGCAAAACGGTTTATAAGCTTTTTAGCTTGCGTGTCTTGCGTTATAAGCAAGCTATTTGCGTAAAGGGTCATTATTTCTTTATCACTGTGATGCTGTGCAACTTGCTTTTTAAAGCTGTCAAAATTATTAAGCTTTTGGTGCTTGTTTAGTTTTTCAAGCCACGGTAATGCGCCGCCTACTTGCTCACTATTTAAGAGTCTGTCGGCTTCTTGGCGGTGTAACTGATTGCGCTTAAGGCTGCGCAACATTCTATATTCGCGCCATAACATGCGCCCAATAAGAAGCACACCACTTACCACGGCGGTTAAATACAAACCGCCTAAAACAATCGACTGTTGAAATGCAAACACTAATGAATAAGCAAATTCAAGTAACACCAGTACTAAAAAGCTTATGGCAAACACACCTTTAAGCGTTTGCCATTTTGACTTTTTATATACTGGCTCTAGGTCTATTTCATCTTCTATAAACTCTTCATCAGGCTCTTCAATGTATTCACTTTGACCCTGGGTAATTATTTTTGCAGGAGCAAGCGTAGGCTCAACTTGCTCATCTGCTTGGGTATCAATTCGCCTACCTGCTTGAAAAGTTTGCTGTGTGTCGCTCATGATAATTTGTCTCCTAATAGATACTGTATCACATGATCAAGGCGAATATGTTTAAGTTGCTTGTCGGGGGTTGGCATAGGCGCAAACGACAAAAACTCAAATCCCTGCGCTGGCCACTCATTTTTATTTAGCATGCGGTTAGGTGGTTGTGGGGGTAAGTAGGTTAGCCAATCTTGCTCGTTAAGTGGCTTGCCATAAATACACTCTAGCGTTTGGCCTTTATCGGTAACTTGACGCGGCTGCGTTGCAGTAATTGACGACATAGCCATTGTTTCTATTTGTACGCCATCAAATTTTAAATAGTTAGTTTGCTCATGCACTAGCGAATCAAGTAGAAGTGCTAAGTCTTTGTGGTGCTTGGCACTTATGTGATCTGACTTATTAGCCGCGAAGAGTATTTTATCTATGTTGGGTTTAAATAAACGCTTAAAAAAGCCCGATTCGCCGTAATTAAAGTGAGCGAGTAATTGGTTGATTACGCTACTTTGCTCTTGTAGTGTTTCGTGGCCTTCGTTTAAAGCACTTAATACATCAACTAACACAATTTGGCGGTCAAAATGTTTAAAGTGCTCGTTATAAAAAGGCTTAACTACTTCTTTTACATAGGCATTAAAGCGCTTAATGAGATGCTCTAAATTAGACCCCGCAATAATATCATCGCTATTAACCTGCTTAAAATTAACAGGGAAAAACAATAATAGCGGCGCGCCTTTTAAATCACCAGGCATAAGCATGCGCCCAGGTTGTAACATGGCAAGCTTAGTGTCTTTTTTGAGACCTACCAACATATGTTGATAAAGTTCAGCAATTTGCGCAAGCATGCTCTCATCTACAGGTGCGTTTAAATCAAGCTGATCAAGCGCATTTAAAAATTCACTAGAGGTGTTCACACGCGGGTGCTGTAATAACAGCGGGTACTGCTGCTCGCACCACTGGTTATAACTTTGCTCAAGCATAGGTAAATCAAGTAGCCATTCACCAGGGTAGTCAATAATATCTAAATACAACGTAGATTGTGGCGAAAAATGCCCACGTAACCC includes the following:
- a CDS encoding 4a-hydroxytetrahydrobiopterin dehydratase codes for the protein MSSLSEQKCEACHVDAPKVSDEELAQLITKIPDWVPEVRDGIMQLERVYKFKNFKQAIAFTNKVGDMAEDEGHHPGLLTEWGKVTVTWWSHSIKGLHKNDFICAAKTDDVFNAL
- the dapD gene encoding 2,3,4,5-tetrahydropyridine-2,6-dicarboxylate N-succinyltransferase — protein: MSDLKTMIENAWDNRDSISPSTVSSDVKQAIIDALELLDSGAARVAEKISGEWVVHQWLKKAVLLSFRIRDNQPMNDGVNQFYDKVPLKFSDYTPEQFQQGGMRVVPNAVARKGSFVGKNVVLMPSYVNIGAYVDEGTMVDTWATVGSCAQIGKNVHLSGGVGIGGVLEPLQANPTIIEDNCFIGARSEIVEGVVVEEGAVISMGVYISQSTRIYDRETGEIHYGRVPAGAVVVPGALPSKDGTHSLYAAIIVKKVDQQTREKVGINALLRSIDD
- the glnD gene encoding [protein-PII] uridylyltransferase, producing MALPNKVKKLLSDAEQLSDYRDCSSYFYKWLHNEFSKQPVGNLINARAEFIDRLLIKLFHVYDLSHEPDLALIAVGGYGRGELHPYSDIDFLLLVTEQPSEAVCEKIGQFVTMLWDLNLEIGHSVRTIDQAIEQKREDVTFATSLLESRLIFGNHIEFEKLKNFILETPVWGSNDFFEAKVQEQNLRHRKCHGTAYNLEPNIKENPGGLRDLQTIIWVAKKHFRAETLQELINHGYLTHEEFQELSECLENLWNIRFALHLAAGRSENRLLFDHQPLAAEILGFGSDGKASVERMMKRLFRIMSRVRELNQMLLSYFEQSISPLSSEAVVEVLDRNFERVGHQIRVKDPSVFFRRDQLFVLFEHIAENPEITHIYPSTIRTIRQVRRRLLGDLQDYAACREAFLRLVKHPNGMGRAFTLMHKHGMLAAYLPQWRNIFGQMQFDLFHAYTVDEHTHKLINNIYQYFDKTGVSEFPICSEIVTRMDKPELLYLAGIFHDIAKGRGGDHSELGSVDAIAFAKLHGFSSSDGKLIAWLVGNHLLMSVTAQRKDINDPTVIKDFATRVKTERQLDYLYCLTVADIRATNDNLWNDWKNTLLRELYLHTQRALRLGLENPMDQRDQIRDKKHQAKQRLLNLGYLEEKIDLIWSRFKANYFTAFSEQQISWQTEHLVNSTDLSQPSVIVSNAPMHGGTQVFVYSPYSGALFARLVNIIGTKKAQIQHAQVLTTKDGYVLFSFVILEVSGDPIASSRAQSIKRGLEQALNDPRKKIRFKKSRSQRFKDFNIKPKIVLRPHARKDRSLIEIQAVDIPGLLTKIAEVFQAHLLHIHAARITTVGERAEDFFVVSNNEYQALTDEEQAKIHQALRKKFNAETE
- a CDS encoding DUF2804 domain-containing protein codes for the protein MQKKLQLINPNGQANFGLFPQGIEHINYLDFDLRNAMDKPCGKLAKRFKFNQFQFISITCDELVIGLAIVDLKIASNCFVYVYNLKTEQLDEHSFVNLFSKNTLIEPLPNSGNSYFKKGDNSVYVNTTDRPGERKVTVKISTTLILDAIINESDNYLPLSVCVRAGYTGFHFTQKSAALNCSGTLLLKNTRYDFSHMNALACVDWSAGYMRRETFWNWASLACKLPDGRYLGLNLSAGVIETGFTENAIWLDGKLYKIDMVDFKFNRYGNEIDCDKWELHSNDGLINLTFEPVSQRFDKTNLLIVATNFTQKIGRYFGQITLPNEVITLNGQWGLAEDHYSKW
- the rpsB gene encoding 30S ribosomal protein S2, with amino-acid sequence MANVSMRDMLQAGVHFGHQARYWNPKMKPFIFGTRNRVHIINLEQTVPMFNNALKFLSGAAANKGKVLFVGTKRAASDAVKEAAIASDQFYVNHRWLGGMLTNWKTVRQSIKRLKDLEIQSQDGTFEKLTKKETLMLNREMEKLEKSLGGIKNMGGLPDAIFVIDADHEHIAIREANNLGIPVVAIVDTNSNPDGVDFIVPGNDDAIRAVTLYTSAVAAAITEGRENNIVAQAENDDFVEAE
- the megL gene encoding methionine gamma-lyase, producing MTKHHLHTQCIHGPQKANDPHGALTSPLYQTSTFHFENAAQGAARFAGEEPGYIYTRLGNPTTTELEQKIAQLEDCEAAAATATGMGAVSASVLSFLSHGDHLVASSALYGCTFAFFAHMLPRWGIEVTFVDMTCEDELRAAIKPNSKMIFVETPINPTMAVIDLALIGAIAKQHSLISVVDNTFLTPLLQSPKQYGIDIIMHSATKYINGHGDVVAGLVCGSLEHITLIKMTVLKDIGATISPHDAWLINRGLKTLAIRMERHCQSAQTVAEYLEAHHKVNIVYYPGLKSHPGNKFIGNQMKAAGGVIAFEIKGTLQQGAQFIDSMKLCTLAVSLGDAETLIQHPASMTHSPYSPEERAAAGISDGLIRLSVGLEDVNDIISDLDQAFTQIF
- the tsf gene encoding translation elongation factor Ts; protein product: MAVTTALVKELRERTGAGMMDCKKALTETDGDIELAIENMRKSGAAKAAKKAGNIAAEGTIIIKQNAGVAVLVEVNCQTDFVAKDVSFLAFANKVADAAIAETISIEDLQAKFEEDRVELVTKIGENINVRRLQYIAGENLVEYRHGERIGVVVAGVADEETLKHVAMHVAASSPEYLTPADVPADVVEKEKQVQIDIAMNEGKPAEIAEKMVVGRMKKFTGEVSLTGQAFIMEPKKSVGDVLKEKNATVTGFVRVEVGEGIEKKEEDFAAEVAAQIAAAKGE
- the phhA gene encoding phenylalanine 4-monooxygenase, with amino-acid sequence MAKASKYTSKTPDENGVIHWSDEENKIWSELVARQLACIEGKACDEYMEGLKKINLPHDRIPQLSELNEVLLATTGWQVAPVPALIDFDEFFRLLANKQFPVATFIRSREEFDYLQEPDIFHEIFGHCAMLTNPDFAKFTHKYGQLGYAAQKKDRVYLARMYWFTVEFGLMQTENGLRIYGGGILSSPGETQYVYSDTPEITPMSVIDVLRTPYRIDIMQPQYYTINSIHDLFDISQMDIMTLVEQAKELGLHDPKFPPKEKLAS
- the map gene encoding type I methionyl aminopeptidase, whose amino-acid sequence is MSAIIKTPEEIEKMRVAGRLAADVLEMIGPHVVPGITTDELNTICHDYIVNEQKAVPAPLNYHGFPKSICTSVNHVICHGIPNDKPLKEGDSVNIDITVIKDGYHGDTSKMFHVGKPNIQGKRLAEVTQESLYLAIKMVKPGVRLGDIGEAIQKYAESFNYSIVREYCGHGIGSEFHEEPQVMHYGKAGTGETLKAGMCLTIEPMVNAGKRQCKLLKDEWTVVTRDRSLSAQWEHTLLVTENGVEILTLRSDDTIDRIIEH